One window of the Triticum dicoccoides isolate Atlit2015 ecotype Zavitan chromosome 3B, WEW_v2.0, whole genome shotgun sequence genome contains the following:
- the LOC119276830 gene encoding golgin-84-like: MASWLKVAEDLLEVVDRRAKSVATELSDEQTAPQPSGSNGQEGQAKRGKPREKGPLKLTTGDAGNRTAAQKERKNRQPPRERIKIEKIKPSARADSSNDDAIAIPSASEPEVTSVDAKGANDESTSDKVENATVDLKNDAAANAIDNAVEVQSMEKTPEDTGPITDHVAGSGHLESASESSAPSVPDEKNEPSSSNQSTEIGLAVSLEDKDTAVAVIQERTISGVPDTEGSGKSQDLKKDNLSDPPEITQNQQEHKSDSVPLKDQDQLEEAQGLLKSAAKTGQSKEARLARVCAGLSSRLQEYKSENAQLEELLVQEREKCSSHEAHIKQLQQELSVSRVQGSRVESNMVDALAAKNTEIESLAKSLDSWKKKAAASEEMLASLQEDMDGLKRNRELTETRIIQALREELSTVERRAEEERIAHNATKMAAVDREVELEHRAVEASNALARIQRAADQSSSRAMEFEHKVAVLEVECASLHQELQEMEARNRRAQKKPSEDANQALQIQAWQEEVERARQSQREAESKILSLEAELQKMRVEMAGMRRDAEHYSRQEHVELEKRYRELTDLLYHKQTQLESMASEKGALEFQLEKSLKQFHEVQVEAERSRVSSRSASSWEEDTDINALEPLPLHHRHMATANHQLQKAAKFLDSGAVRATRFLWRHPVARVSLLFYLVFVHLFLMYLMQRLQDFAAEETVKSSMGYLANVKLP, translated from the exons ATGGCCTCCTGGCTCAAGGTCGCCGAAG ACTTGCTCGAAGTGGTAGACCGGAGGGCGAAAAGCGTGGCCACCGAGCTGTCCgatgagcagactgctcctcagccttCAG GATCGAATGGCCAAGAAGGGCAAGCAAAGAGGGGAAAGCCCAGGGAGAAG GGTCCATTGAAGCTCACTACTGGGGATGCAGGTAACAGGACAGCGGCTCAGAAGGAGAGGAAAAACAGGCAACCGCCGCGTGAGAGGATTAAGATTGAGAAGATCAAACCTTCGGCACGTGCAGATTCATCAAATGATGATGCTATTGCTATTCCCAGTGCCAGTGAACCTGAAGTCACTTCAGTTGATGCTAAGGGAGCGAATGATGAGAGCACGTCGGACAAAGTGGAGAACGCCACCGTTGACCTTAAAAATGATGCAGCTGCTAATGCTATCGATAATGCGGTTGAAGTCCAGTCGATGGAGAAAACACCTGAGGATACAGGTCCCATCACGGATCATGTTGCAGGTTCTGGACATTTGGAGAGTGCCTCTGAAAGCTCTGCTCCTTCAGTTCCAGACGAAAAAAATGAGCCAAGCAGTAGTAACCAGTCTACTGAGATTGGTTTAGCAGTCAGTTTGGAGGATAAAGACACAGCTGTGGCTGTTATCCAGGAGAGAACTATCTCTGGAGTACCCGATACAGAAGGTTCTGGCAAATCCCAAGATTTGAAAAAAGATAATTTGTCAGATCCACCAGAAATCACACAAAATCAACAGGAACATAAGTCTGATTCAGTTCCTTTGAAGGATCAAGACCAACTTGAGGAG GCTCAGGGATTACTAAAAAGCGCTGCAAAAACTGGCCAGTCAAAAGAAGCTAGATTAGCTCGG GTCTGTGCTGGACTTTCATCCCGTCTCCAAGAATATAAATCCGAGAATGCACAGCTAGAAGAGCTTCTTGTTCAGGAG AGAGAGAAATGTAGCTCACATGAAGCTCATATAAAGCAACTACAGCAAGAACTATCGGTGTCCAGAGTACAAGGTTCACGAGTTGAATCTAACATGGTTGATGCTTTGGCTGCAAAAAACACTGAGATTGAATCTCTAGCTAAATCGTTGGACTCTTGGAAGAAAAAAGCAGCAGCTTCAGAAGAAATGCTGGCATCTTTACAG GAAGATATGGATGGCCTTAAGAGGAACCGTGAGCTTACTGAAACCAGGATCATCCAG GCTCTACGAGAGGAACTTTCAACCGTGGAGCGGAGGGCTGAAGAGGAGCGTATTGCACATAATGCTACAAAGATG GCAGCTGTTGACAGAGAAGTAGAATTGGAGCACCGGGCTGTCGAGGCATCGAACGCTCTTGCTAGAATCCAG AGAGCTGCTGATCAAAGCTCATCGAGAGCAATGGAATTCGAGCACAAAGTAGCTGTACTTGAG GTTGAATGTGCATCACTGCACCAAGAACTACAGGAAATGGAAGCTCGTAATCGCCGTGCTCAGAAAAAGCCTTCTGAAGATGCTAATCAAGCTCTTCAG ATACAGGCATGGCAGGAGGAAGTTGAGCGAGCACGGCAAAGCCAAAGAGAGGCAGAAAGCAAGATATTATCCTTGGAG GCTGAGTTGCAGAAGATGAGAGTTGAAATGGCCGGAATGAGACGAGACGCAGAGCATTATTCTAGACAG GAGCATGTTGAGCTAGAGAAAAGATACCGGGAGCTCACTGATTTGCTG TACCACAAGCAAACACAATTAGAATCTATGGCCAGTGAAAAAGGCGCATTAGAGTTCCAACTGGAGAAATCATTGAAGCAATTCCATGAAGTGCAG GTAGAAGCAGAAAGGAGTAGGGTTTCTAGCAGATCAGCATCATCATGGGAGGAAGATACTGATATCAATGCGCTAGA GCCTCTTCCTCTGCATCATCGACACATGGCAACGGCAAATCATCAG TTACAAAAAGCTGCGAAGTTTTTAGATTCAGGGGCTGTGAGGGCGACAAGATTTTTGTGGCGGCATCCTGTTGCCCGAGTCAGCCTTCTATTCTATCTG GTGTTTGTGCATTTGTTCTTGATGTACTTGATGCAGCGCCTGCAG GACTTTGCAGCGGAAGAGACTGTGAAATCGTCCATGGGGTACCTGGCCAACGTGAAGTTGCCATAG